The following is a genomic window from Canis lupus familiaris isolate Mischka breed German Shepherd chromosome 10, alternate assembly UU_Cfam_GSD_1.0, whole genome shotgun sequence.
TCGTTTGGTCAGGGATGGATTGGTTCGGTTTCCAGGTCCAGATCACTGTCGGGAATACCGTGTGCTTGTTGAAAGAGTAAGGTTCTCCTGTGACGCCCGGTACCTGGCTGGTTAGTAGTCTgtgctcagtgaatatttgttgaaataatcaTGGATGTGAAgacaaaggggaaaaggaagaggaagagagagggacagatcTAATTCTAGAAGATGGTACTGAGTTAAAGTTTGGGCCTCTGCTCAGGAGTCTCGCCCCTTTCTTGAGAGTTGCTCGGAGAGTTCCACGGTAGGCTGGGTTGTCCGCAGCTGGCTGGGTCACAGCAGGGTGTCCGGCCCCAGGACAGGGCTCTGGCAGTCCCAGGGAGGCTCGTGGCcttgtgcctctctgtctccctcaccccAAAGCAGCAGCCACCTCCTCAGGAAGGTACGACTGAGCCACTCCCgggcaggggctggaggacaGGCCAAGCAGGGCCTGCCCTGACTGCTGGTGTCTCCTCCAGGTGGCATGTGGGACCCTCAGGGGGGAGTCaacattctgttttgttttttttttttaagattttatttatttattcatgagagacagtaggggggcagagacacaggcagagggagaagcaggctccatgcagggagccccatgtgggactccatcccgggactgcaggatcatcctgggccgaaggtggcgctaaactgctgagcctcccaggctgccctcttttttctttttttgattagATTTTACCTAGTTTTTTTCCCACCTTTATTGAGACACAGTTGACTTATAAAATTGCGAGGTTAACGTATGTAGCAggatgatatatgtatatatatgtgcgtgtgcgtgcgtgtgtgtgtgtgtgtgtgtgtgtgtatttaagtaTTTGGgactcctgggcggctcagcggttgagcatctgcctttggctcagggtgtgatcctggggtcctgggatcgagtcccacatcgggctccctgcatggagcctgcttctccctctgcctgtgtctctgcctctctctctctctctctgtgtgtgtgtctctcatgaataaataaataaatcttttaaaaaatatgtttacttccttagtagtttttattctttaaaaaatattcatttattcatgagagacacaggcagagggaggagcaggttccatgcagggagccccatgggggactcaaacctgggtctccaggatcacgacctgggccaaaggcagagctaaaccgctgagccccccagggatcccctcttagcAGCTTTGGAATATGCAATATGGTGTTGTTGGCTGTGGTCGTCAGGCTGTGTATCACATCCTCAGAActtgctggaagaaaaaaaatgacttgctGGAAGCTTGAACCCTTTGGTCCTTTGACCACCTTCAACGTCCCCCCTCCCTGCAAGCAGCAGTCTGCTCTCTGTCTGTGCCTTTGGTTTTTCTGGCCCCCACATGCCAGTGAGATCATACAACTTCTGTCTGACTTTTCTCCCTCAGCGGGGTGTCCCCAGGGCCCACCCACTTGTCCCAGGGCGGGCCCCCTTCCTTGGTGTGGCTGGGTGACCCACCGTCGTGGGCGGCAAGTGTCCACCACACTTTCCTCATCCGTTGACCCATCAGTGGACCCACGTCGTGGCAACTGTGCAGTGACCCCGGAGGTGCACGTGTGTCTTCGAGACGGTGTACCCAGGGGGGACCGCAGAAGCAGCTGGTGGTGCTGCGGGTCAGGCCCATACAGCCCGGCCGCGGCGCAGCCTCTGGGTTCCCGCAGGCGGTGGTGGGGGGGGCCCTGCTGGGCAGTGGAGCTGGGGGGGCCCTGCTGGGCCGTGGGGGGGcccctgctgggtgggggggtgaccCTGCTGGGCGGTGGGGCTTGGGGGGCCCTGCtgggcggtggggggcggggtgacCCTGCTGGgcggtggggctggggggccccTCCTGGGCGGTGGGGGGGGCCCTGCTGGGCGGTGGGGGGGTGACCCTGCTGGGCAGTGGGGGGCGGGGTGACCCTGCTGGGCGGTGGGGGCTGCAGGTCTGTGcgggtcctttgcccatttttaatgagACTATTTGGCTCGCTTGCGTCAGGCTTCAGGAGCTCGTCGCGAGCGCTGGGCCTGGGATGAGGTGCAGACGCCGCGTCCCACCGGGTCGATCCttgcggggccggggccggggccgggggagggTCTCGCGCGCAGCCGCTTCGCTCTTGCTGCTCGGGCTTTTGGTGTCTCCGCCGAACGTTACGCCAAGACCCGTCAGGAGCCTTTGATGGTTCCAGGTCTATAATCCCCTTCAGTTTTTGTGAGTGATTGACCAGAGGGCTCCGGGGTCACTGCTCCTCGCGGGAGTGTCACGTCTCCGGTACCATTTAGGGAAGAGACGCCTTGGACCCCCGAGGAGTCTCCCCGCCTCCTCCGGCAGCAGCTGAGCCTACGCACCGGCTCATTTCCGGGCTCTTGATTCCGTTCCATtggtctctgtgtctgttttaagGCAGTATCATATGTTTTGATCagtatagctttgtagtaaagtTGGAGATCAGGAAccgtgatgcctctagctttgttctggTTTCTCAGGATTGCGCTGGCTGTTTGGGGCGTTTTGTGGTTTCAGGCGAATTTTAGaattgtcctattttttttttttaatatatgcatttttaaaaattttttatttatttacaatagtcacacagagagagagagagagagagagagagagagagaggcagagacacaggcagagggagaagcagggctccaagcaccgggagcccgacgtgggattcgatcccgggtctccaggatcgcgccctgggccaaaggcaggcgccaaaccgctgcgccacccagggatcccagaattgttctatttctatgaaaaattccATTGGCATTTTGATAACTGCATTTTCATTGCACTGGATCTATAGATTCTTCTTATTTGctttcttctactaactttggacttatttttttttgtttgtttttttagctctttgagaCACAAAGTTCAGttctttatttgaaatcttttttttttttttttttcttgatgtatcTGGTCATCACTACAAACTTCCTGCTTAGAACTCCTTTCGGTGCATCCTGTAGGTTTTGGTGTATTGTGTTTCTAGTTTCacttgtctcaaggtatttttaaattccccttgTGATGTCTTTGAGCTATTGGTTGTTTAGGggtgttttgtttaatttccacgtATATTTGAATTTTCCAGCATTCCTCctgttgttatttaaaaaaaatttttttaagattttatttttatttattcatgagagaaacacacacagagagacacagagacacaggcagaaggagaagcaggctccatgcagggagcctgacatgggactcgatcctgggactccaggattgcaccctgggctgaaggcgggcgctaaactgctgagccaccagagcctCCCCTCCTCCTATTGTTAATTTCTGATTTCATACCATTATGGCTTGAAAAGATActataatttctgtatttttaaaatttatttatttattcatgagagacacagagacagaggcagagacacaggcagagggagaagcaggctccatgcagggagctcaacgcaggactcgatactgggagtctaggatcacaccctgggctgaaggcagatgctaagccgctgagccaccagggatccctaatttctgtatttttgaatttgttgagacttgttttgtgtcctAACATCATTTATCCTAGAAGACGTTTGAGGGatccttgagaagaatgtgtattgtgttgctgtttctttctttctttatttttaaagattttatttattcatgagagacatacagagagggcacagacacaggcagagggagaagcaggctccatgcagggaacccagtgtgggactcgatcttgggactctgggatcacaccctgggctgaaggcggtgctaagccgctgagcacccgggctgccctggactgttctatatatgtctgtgaggtccatttggtctataaTGTTTAAGTCTGCTGTTTCCTTGATGATTTTCTTGTCTGGATAATCCCTCCATTCTTGATCACGGGATATTGAAATCCCCAACTTTTATTGTActgctgtttatttcttctttttgttctgttaatatttcctttataaatttagGCGCTTCAGTGttgggtatataaatatttacaattgtacctTCTTGATGAATTAAGCCCTTTAGTGTTATATCATAACctcctttagttcttttttgaCTAGATTTTCTTAGTACTTTGTCTTATACAAGTGTAGCTActcctgcttttttaaaatttttttatttttttggttaccCTTTGCTTAAAATACCTCTTTTCTCCCTTACTCTCAGTTTATGTATGTCCCTTTAAAGCCaaagtgagggcagccccagtggcagagcggtttagcgccacctgcagccctgggTATGATCCTGGcccacgtccggctccccgcatggagcctgtttctccctctgcctctctctctctctctgaataaaataataaataacaaacaaacaaacaaacaaataaataaataaagccaaagtGAATCTCTTAATATAGGCAGTTTGTTGTtggatctttttttccctctttttaatcCTATTCAgacattgtccttttttttttttaaaaaaaaggtcttatttattcgagagagagcatgagctgggtgaggggcagagggtgaagcaatctccccactgagcagagagcccgggGGTGGGtctctatcctgggactctgggatcatgacctgagcgcagggcagatgcttaacccactgagccacccaggcgccccatttgtgtcttttgattggacaatccatttatgtttaaagtaattattgataggtaagaaCTTATGcttgccattttgttgttttctcttttgtaggTCTTGTGTTCCTTCCTCTCTTACCTTCCTTGGTGATCTGCAGCCTTTTGTGTAGTATGCTTTGACTCCTTTATCATAATCTTTTGTGCACCTCCTACAGGTTTTCCTCAGGTGGTTACCCTGAGgcttacatgaaatatttttatatatgctatttttttaaagattttatttatttattcatgagagacacacagagagggcaaagacacaggcagagggagaagcaggctccccatggggagcccgatgtgggactcgatcctgagaccccgggatcacgacctgagcccaaggcagatgctcaaccactgagccacccaggcgtcccatataaTACGCTATTTAAACTACTAACAACTTTAGTAGCATACAGAAATTTATACTTCTCTCCTGTTTTAGGTTATTGATATTACaatttgcatattttcatattatgtatccagtaataaattattttttttaatttttttccagtaataaATTACtgtatttatagttatttttagtacattttaacttttaaagtagAGCAGTAAGTGAATTATACAAAACCATTGCAATATTAGATAATCTGAGTTGAAGTATATATTTACCATTACCAGTGGGCTTTACACATTCATATGTTTTTATGATgctaatttcaaatattttcccgttcattttttcattcttctgcttggtCAGTTTAGCTGTTGGAGCTTTCTGTATAAGTCTTgagttcagttattgtattcacCTCTAGAATTTCTGTTGTGTTACTTTGTGGTTTGTGTTTCTTTGttgaatttctcattttgttcatgtattctgCTAATTTTGTTTAGTTGTCTGTGTGATTTTGTGGTTCACTAAACTTTCTTaagagatttattctttttttaaaagttcttaaaaagattttatttattcatgacagagacagagagagaggcagagacgtaggcagagggagaagcaggctccatgcagggagcctgatgcgggactcgatcctgagactccaggaccacaccccaggctgaaggcggtgccaaaccactgagccacccggggctgccctagagattTATTCTTACTTACTGGTCACACAGTTCAtggatctccatttctttaggaTGTGCTATTGGaactttattagtttcctttggtggtgtcATGTTTGCCTGAATTTTCATGAGCCTTAATTCCTTGCGTTGGTATCTGCATATGTAAGTGGTTTCCTTTTCCAGACTTTACAGGCTTTACTGTAGGAAAAGACCTTTACCGTTTAGCTTAGTTTGGGTTGCTGGGTGGGTCAGCTAGTAGCATTGTGGTGGGCAGGGCATGCCGTCAGGGTCTCCAGTTAGGTGGGCCACTGCCCATACTCTGAGTCGGAAGTCAGGGCTCTACTGGCTGGGCTCCTTGGTTGGGTGGGTCTGctggttgggctctgtgctcaagcGGGGCACTGGGCAGACTCCTTGAGTGGGTGTCGCTGCTGGCTGTGCTCCGTGGTCACCGAGGCCTCTGTATGGGCTCGCAGTTACCTCTGGTTAGAGGGGTAGTCACTGGAGGTGTTCTCTGGAAGGGCAGTACTATTGGTTGGACACTGTGATTGGGCAGGGCTATGGGCGGGTCTCCACCATTGCTCCTGGTTGGGTGGGGTCTCAGGCTATGCTCCCTGACCAGATGGTTCTGCTGGCTAGACTCTGTTCAGAGAGGGCCACAGCGAGGGCTTCCTGATTGCACCTGGCCTCAGGCTGTGCTCTGTGATCAGACCGTGCCCTGAAGTTGCCCAGGTCTGCAGGCGTCACTTCGAGATGAGGTAGCCACAGTGCTGCTGGGCTCTCCGATGGCGATGGGCCTCCAGCTGTATCCTGCAGCTTGCTGGGGCTGGGCTGTGCTCTGTGTTTGGGTGGGTTCACTGTCTGGGCTCTTTCTCTGGACAAGGCCCCAACCTCTGTCTAGCATTTGGGCAGGTCTGTAGGCTGAGCTTCAGGGCTGTTTAAGGTCACCATTTGGGCTTTTCAGTTATAGGGATCGGACACTGTGCTCAGCAACTGGTTAGGGTTGCTGGTTTGGCTTCCTGCCCAAGAGGGGCTGGAGGATGGGCTCTGGGGCCGCCCACATTCTCTGATCAGGCTTCCTTTGTGGTCCAGATGATGGGAGGCTGCCCTCAGCAGTTGAATGGGCTGCATATTTGCTTCCTTGCCTGGGTAGGGGCGGTAGATCGGGCTCCACAGCCGGTTTCAGTTCATTGACTGGATGTCCTAATGGGGCATAATTGCCAGCCCAGCATCCTGGCCACGCAGGGCTACCGGCTAGCTCTGCAGATGGCCAGagtctctgctcatgctctgctACAAGATTTGAGCGCTGGTTATTGAAAACCCTGTCCCACTCTGTCTGATCCCCAGTGGTCCCTGCAAATGGAGACCCAGATGCGCCTTCTAGGAAGCATCCCCCAATGCCAGGTCCCCAAACGTGGACCTGCATGTCCACGTTTTTTCCCACTGAAGAACCCACAGCTCTGTGCTGGCATGGGAGAGGGGCGATTTAGTCAGTCTTATCACTTCTCTTCCCCTTCTAATTAGGTCCTTTCTCTCTGGCCTGCAAGGGTGCATTCTGGGATTTTCCCAGTGGTGTCTTGTCTATGGATAGCTGCTAGTTGGTTTTGTGAAGGGGACTGAAGTCAGGAATAACCTGTGTTGCCATCTTGATGTCCCTGAAATCGGCACCTTGGTATTGAAAGAAATCCAGCTACCCGGAGTCCAGTGCACAACTTCCCCCAGCCACAACCTGCCTCCCCTCATGCTTTTCATGATTAGAACTCATTGCCCCTTTCTGGCCTCTCATCCCTTGTGTGACTCCTCTTCAGGACAGCCCTTTATCCTGCTCTGACCTGGTGAAGAGTATCAGGAGAGGAAAACAGGAGCGTTGGTTAAAGGTCCTCTTCCTGCAACCTCATGCTTCCACCTCGCCCCTAGCTTTGTGGGCGCTTTCATTTACCCCCGCCTTCCTCGTTTGCTTCCCCCGCTGTGGGCCCTTCGCTGTGGGCCCTTCGGCGGCCTTGTCctcggtggcggtggcggtggcggcaccgctgaggagggtgggggttATTCAGTGAAGTCAGTTTTGCATAAACCACTTGTTACTTTGCAATCGAAGaatgtattttgttcattttaggtTTAAAGAATCTGGTGCAAAGCACAAAGGATTGATTGAAATGCCCAAcctttctaaagaaaatgaagtagatGACACCGAGGTGAGGGatctgccagtttttttttttttttttttaataagtcaaGCTTCTACTGTGTATACATGGGGCATTTGAAAAACCGTTTAATAGACTGCGATTCCCGTGTGGTAGTTTTGGTGGATCGTGTCGGGTTCGTTCGCCGAGGTTGCTGTCCCGTGGGTGTGGAACGGAGCGGTGGGAAGGCGAGTAAGCCCCGCCGCCCCAGACTGCCCCCGCCGGGTGCCACGCGGCCCATCGGCACTCGGGGTGGTAGCAGGTAAATCCCTGCGGCGCCCTCACGCAGATGCCCAGCTTGACGAACGGGGTTTGGTTTCTGCAGCTTTGCTGTTTCCCTTTAATAGTGAAAATTCTCAGCTTTTCGCTGGCATCCCCTTTGGCCGTATCGCGTGGGTTTTGGCAACGTTGTCTGCATTGCTTTTGACCGGCTGCCCTCGCTCGCCTGGGAGCTGGAGCTCTCTGGAGCTCCCAGGCTTGGTTTTCGGTGACTGCCCTCTTGCAGCTGGAAAGCTTGGTTCTGGGGAGGGACCAGATGTACCATTTGTCGATTTTCTAAACCAAGATAGTTTGACAAAGGGTCTGATTTGCGAACATATTTAAATGTGAAGTCTAACAAAGAACAACTAAACCACACTGAGCGACATGCCTATGACTCGACTCGCCTTCACGCGAGGTCACAGAACGCCGGCAAAGGGGGCTCAGACCCCCCTTCACATGGGTGGCTGCCCTACTAAGGGCCGTGATTTCACCTGTTCAGATGCTGCAGAGACGTTTTACATCATATTAAATGAGCCTTTTAGATTCATCCTTTGCTGGCTTACAGGACAGACAGATGCATGAGCCGGGAGCAGGCCCAGCTCGGGTAAATCACAGGGATACTAAATAGTTCAAACCGGTACGGCTTTTCATTCTCAGAAGACCACAGAAGCCTTCCAAGAGCGGCATTCTGatgcttccctcttcctcccctcactccccggcccttttcctcctccctctcccaatcccacccccctccccacaaaaaaaagtaaaaaagtgtAGCCCAAGGTCCCGTTACTGTGGGAGCTTGATTTTTCCTAATTACTCTGGCTTTGGGGTTCTAGACTAGCGCTGTTCAATAGAAATGCAATGCAAGccacatatggaatttaaatttttctagtagccatattaaaaaagttaaaagaaacaggtgaaattaattttaatatttttatttaaccaaatatataaaaaaataccattttaacatgtaattaatatcaaaattattGAGATGattttacattgtttttgtaTTAAGTCTTCAAAGTCTGTTGTGGATTTTACACTTATAGCACATCTCAAATCAGAccagccacattttaagtgctcaacagccaaatgtggctagtggctaccatactggacagcGCATTTCTAGACCCTGATAAAAGCCATGGGGTGACTACATCATcaatataatacatacacata
Proteins encoded in this region:
- the LOC119876750 gene encoding proline-rich protein HaeIII subfamily 1-like, producing the protein MTPPKETNKVPIAHPKEMEIHELCDQLIQKAPTAKLTKQKNEKMNGKIFEISIIKTYECVKPTGNASAILRNQNKARGITVPDLQLYYKAILIKTYDTALKQTQRPMERNQEPGNEPVRRLSCCRRRRGDSSGVQGVSSLNDLEPSKAPDGSWRNVRRRHQKPEQQERSGCARDPPPAPAPAPQGSTRWDAASAPHPRPSARDELLKPDASEPNSLIKNGQRTRTDLQPPPPSRVTPPPTAQQGHPPTAQQGPPHRPGGAPQPHRPAGSPRPPPPSRAPQAPPPSRVTPPPSRGPPTAQQGPPSSTAQQGPPHHRLREPRGCAAAGLYGPDPQHHQLLLRSPLGTPSRRHTCTSGVTAQLPRRGSTDGSTDEESVVDTCRPRRWTICANMCHVCATEYLQPQGMKHATTWMNLENLMLRERSQSPKCAT